A stretch of the Filimonas lacunae genome encodes the following:
- a CDS encoding VIT1/CCC1 transporter family protein, translating to MHNEYHLKSSDTIRDIVIGMSDGLTVPFALAAGLSGAVAASKIVVTAGLAEIVAGSIAMSLGGYLAGKTEEDHFNAEQKREYDEVERMPEQEKKEVMDVFAEMGLSGELQQQAADELARNKDKWVDFMMRFELGLEKPHPSAATRSAVTIGASYIVGGLIPLSPYFIISNANHALGYSCIVAVICLFVFGYFKSKVTGQPVMAGAMKVAVTGMLAAGAAFGIARMIGEH from the coding sequence ATGCATAACGAATATCATTTAAAAAGTTCTGACACTATCAGGGATATTGTAATTGGCATGTCTGATGGGCTAACTGTGCCTTTTGCGCTGGCGGCAGGGTTGAGTGGTGCAGTAGCTGCTTCAAAAATTGTAGTAACGGCTGGACTGGCAGAAATTGTAGCAGGGTCTATTGCCATGAGCCTGGGTGGCTATCTGGCGGGTAAAACGGAGGAGGATCACTTTAACGCCGAACAAAAAAGAGAATACGATGAAGTAGAGAGGATGCCGGAACAGGAGAAGAAAGAAGTGATGGATGTATTTGCCGAAATGGGGCTTTCCGGTGAGTTACAACAGCAGGCTGCTGATGAGCTGGCAAGAAATAAAGACAAATGGGTAGATTTTATGATGCGTTTTGAATTAGGCTTGGAAAAGCCTCATCCCAGCGCCGCAACCCGTAGTGCTGTCACCATTGGTGCATCTTATATAGTTGGGGGGCTTATCCCGCTATCGCCTTACTTTATTATCAGCAATGCCAATCATGCGCTGGGTTATTCGTGTATTGTAGCTGTTATATGCCTTTTTGTTTTCGGTTACTTTAAAAGTAAGGTAACCGGTCAACCTGTGATGGCCGGAGCCATGAAGGTAGCTGTTACCGGAATGCTGGCTGCGGGAGCAGCTTTTGGTATTGCCAGGATGATTGGGGAACACTAA